In the genome of Acidimicrobiales bacterium, the window ACCGGCCGCCCGACCCTGGCCCTCCGGCCCCGGGTCGGCCAGTATTGGGCGTGGTCTCCCCCGTGGGTGGCCCGCCCCGGCAGTCCCCGCGGACCGGTCACGCCGTGCGGCGGGCGGCCCCGGCCCGGAGGACCGTTGTGACCGCTGAGATCGTCTGGCCCCAACCCGAGCGCTCCCTGGAGGAGATCCTCGGCAACCCGGTCGGGGCCCGCCATTCGGTCGAGGCCCTGCCCTCGCTGCTGCACGACGGGGAGCGGGTACTCACCGGCGCCACCGCCTTCCTCGAGGGGCGGTCCGGGCTCGTGGTCGCCACCACCGAGCGGCTGCTGTTCCTCCACCGGGACGAGCCGCTGATCGACTGGGACTACCCCAGCATCGGCCACTTCCGGGCACTGGCCGGACTGGTCGTCGCCGATCTCCAGATCGAGCGGGGCGACGAGCGGGCGGTCATCAAGCAGGTCCATCCGCGTCAGCGTCTGTCCGAGCTGGCCGACATCCTCGGACGCTCACCCGCCGCTCCCAGCTCCTGAACGGCTCCGGCGCCGGTCACACACAGTGACGGAAAGTCGTTGATCTCCGGGCCACCACCGGCCCGATTTTCCTGATCCGCCCAGGTTTGCCGGTCCTGAGCAGGGGCTATGTGTGGCGCCAGGCGGCGGACTGTCACTCTGTGTGTTGACAAATCGGGCCAAGGGCCGCGAAAGTCTCACAAGGCAGAACTCGCCATAGCGGTTATCGGCGGGTGTTCACTGAACCTTGAGAAGAAAGTTGGTCGGGGTGAGTAGCAGCGGGCGGGTCGACCAGACGTGGTCCCTCCGAGTCCTCCACCGCGTGCAGGCCGGCATGCGGGCGGGCCTCCGGGTGACCAGGGCAGCGGAGCTCCAGATCCAGACGGCGGAGGAGCCGGTGGTGCACCGGCTGCCGGGCCGCCGGATGGCCAGGCGATCGGTGGCTTCGGCCGGCGCATTCGCCACGGCCCTGACCGCCGTGCTGGGGGGCTCGGTCGGCATGGCCGCGGCCGCCCCGGCCACCCATGCCGCCAAGAGCTCTGCGGGAACGGGAGCGGCCGGTACGACGACGACGGCCTCCTCGCCCGCCAAGGCCGCCAAGTCGAGCCAGTCGGCCCCGGCGACTTCGCCACACTCGACCTCGCCCGGCACAACCTCGGCCCAGTCGGCAACCTCGGCCCAGTCGACAACCGCCCAGTCGACCGCCTCGGACCAGTCGACCGCCTCGGACCAGTCGGCGACGGCCGGGTCGACCGGCTCGGCTCCGGCGGCGACGAGCTCCCCGGCGGCGACGCCCGCCGCCAGGACCGCCCCGAGCGCGACCTCAACCTCGGCTACAGGCGGAAAGTCGGGCAAAGCGGGCACAGCGGCGGCTCCGGCCGCGGCGATCAAGGCGGCGGCCACCCAGGGGTCGACGTGCGACAGCAGCGGGAGCGGTGAGGCCGAGCTGGCCGACGCCAGCCCCACTCCCACCTACAACCAGGGGGTCCTCGACTCGAGCGCATCGCTGCTCGACGCGGCGTCTTCGCACGCGCTGAGCTTCACCTACTTCGACGAGGCGGGCTTCGTGGCCACGATCTGGAACCCGGCGACCAGCGTCCCGGTCCTGATCCCGGGCGCGTCCACGACGACCAACAAGGCACTGGGCACCGTGAGCGAGGGTGTCGGGTCCATCACCGGTCCGTTCCCGAGCGCGCCGGGAGCCTCGCAGTACTCGGTCGGCGCCCCGCTCGTGGGGCACTTCTCGGTCACACCGGGAACCTCGGCCGGCACCAAGAGCGGGGTTCCGGTCAGCGGGACCGTCCCGGCCCTGGCCACCGCCATCAACCAGGCCTCGCCTGCCCCCGGCTACTACGCCATCAGCATCACCCTGGCCGACGACGACGACAAGACGCCGGCGCCCTGCTCGATGCAGTGGGTTGAGCACGTGGCGGCGCCCGCACCTCCCCCGACACCGACTCCCCCGCCTCCGGTGGTTCCCCCGAGTGTCACCCCTCCGCCCACGGTTCAGATCACCAAGCTGAACAACGCCGCCGGCACGGGCTTCGGCACCAGCGAGACGGCCGCTCCCGGGTCGACCTCGGTTCCCTACCGGGTGACGGTGACCAACCCCAACGCCTCGCCCGGGACCCTCACGGTCCTGACCGACACGATCGACGGGGCCACGATCAACATCTGTCCGTCCCTGATCGGGACCGTCCTGGCCCCGTTCGGGCAGGTAGGTGACTCCGTGACCTGCGACTTCACGGGTCCGGTG includes:
- a CDS encoding PH domain-containing protein, which codes for MTAEIVWPQPERSLEEILGNPVGARHSVEALPSLLHDGERVLTGATAFLEGRSGLVVATTERLLFLHRDEPLIDWDYPSIGHFRALAGLVVADLQIERGDERAVIKQVHPRQRLSELADILGRSPAAPSS